The Pungitius pungitius chromosome 8, fPunPun2.1, whole genome shotgun sequence genome has a window encoding:
- the arhgap46a gene encoding rho GTPase-activating protein 39 isoform X2 gives MAGTSSDWVEILEPRSRERMYVNLTTGECGWDPPSGVPVRQADGNQWWELFDSQSGRFYYYNSTGRRTVWHRPQGADIVPLSQLQAMRRRGEAKRSGDRPPHGSVGTAGSVGSAGSQGRFTPQPERDRDCPGAPEPGDEASEPELDPAVDSRSQGDGSSAENSTDGSKDQQRDASQRWQPAPGSKAAMLVKVNSMSRSQPIPASQQQQQHLQHSAHGKPNTFTLHPNTIKPQGGLSNSPQGYKTAPSGKTAADARQAHHLRKASNGSFCLVTSEGSHPSPLLHRSQTSTPCPVSPHYGCTTPIYDEPVSECPIYDEPPTDMEVEGAHLYNSHPLSRLTPTHSLQKPRQLQPPASSHPGSRHRRNPSASDYSPAGLECIKHMINVDPKQGLLSGSPVPARTPSPTSRQDPVLAQPHPQPHPQAHSLPQARGSLLKDREPGTPGPSTLDKKQNWRVLEATVQRAMDARHSRQSSQASQDLQSSTPQATANYQDSGYSTGPSPSLRRKTRRRVGAGGGAGGRPGSVGSSGELSALNERLMAEMREVVSRSNTMREVRAGLDPEIGERVVAARTRSPADSLRWYGGGGSASRSASREELPGASRSLSRAGNHGNPALTPLEMPGRQKRTYEKVDTLEMSVNSQVSLSSPETPGPPSQEGTLELQAQLESRKKGMTDGRTASLGPHRPATHDTSEGGDGAGSRTRGSSYQLCYATLRQPPPPDTGMEDWASKHLNMHTQGLFRRRVSIANMLSWNRGSIKKPMLVTSNRAVRKEACEMFKLVQAYMGDRPSRLDRRHCALLIVTKCWDMPGLRDELYVQLVRQTTGNATPESLAAGWELMAVSMAFFAPSPKFRCYLEGYIQRHTEPASDNKLTQFILEQQELKLKKNSKSRKKRKQNTDVEEGLPISTYAKFCYRKLQKVAITGGKKGLRKPTLEEIDHSRRAIVTPSLFGSSLEEVMERQSELFPDRKLPWVQVQLSQYVLALGGAQTEGIFRVPGDIDEVNALKLQVDQWRIPENLSDPNVPASLMKLWYRELEEPLIPMNFYKQCVSNCDDPVAAIAVVQSLPELNRLVLCYFIHFLQVFAQPSNVAITKMDVNNLAMVMAPNCLRCQSDDPRIIFENTRKEMSFLRMLIVHLETGFIEGVV, from the exons CTCTGACTGGGTGGAGATCCTGGAGCCCCGCTCCCGCGAGCGCATGTATGTGAACTTGACCACCGGCGAGTGTGGCTGGGACCCCCCCTCAGGCGTTCCTGTCCGCCAGGCAGACGGAAACCAGTGGTGGGAGCTCTTCGACTCCCAAAGCGGCCGCTTCTACTACTACAACTCCACCGGGCGCCGCACGGTCTGGCACCGACCCCAGGGGGCCGACATAGTGCCCCTCTCCCAGCTGCAGGCCATGAGACGTCGCGGTGAGGCCAAGCGGTCCGGGGACCGCCCCCCCCACGGCAGCGTCGGCACCGCGGGCAGCGTCGGCAGCGCCGGCAGCCAGGGGCGCTTCACGCCTCAGCCCGAGCGGGACAGAGACTGCCCCGGGGCTCCGGAGCCCGGCGATGAGGCTAGTGAGCCCGAGCTGGACCCGGCAGTAGACAGCAGATCGCAGGGGGACGGGAGCAGTGCCGAGAACAGCACGGACGGCAGCAAAGACCAGCAGAG GGACGCCTCTCAAAGGTGGCAGCCTGCCCCTGGTTCTAAGGCGGCCATGTTGGTGAAGGTGAACAGCATGAGTCGTAGCCAGCCCATCCCAgcttcccagcagcagcagcagcacctccagCACAGTGCCCACGGCAAACCCAACACCTTCACCCTGCACCCGAACACCATCAAGCCCCAGGGGGGGCTCTCAAACTCTCCTCAGGGATATAAAACGGCCCCTTCTGGCAAAACGGCCGCCGACGCACGTCAGGCCCACCACCTGAGAAAAGCCAGCAATGGCAGCTTCTGTTTGGTGACATCGGAGGGCAGCCATCCCAGCCCACTCCTGCACAGGTCTCAGACCAGCACACCGTGCCCCGTCTCCCCCCATTATGGTTGCACTACCCCAATCTACGACGAGCCAGTTTCCGAGTGTCCCATATACGATGAACCCCCGACGGacatggaggtggagggggcgcACCTCTACAATTCACATCCTCTGTCTCGCCTGACACCTACCCACAGCCTCCAAAAACCCAGACAACTCCAGCCCCCCGCTTCTTCTCATCCAGGGTCCAGACACAGGAGGAACCCGTCCGCCTCTGACTACAGCCCAGCTGGTCTGGAGTGCATCAAGCACATGATCAACGTGGACCCTAAACAGGGGCTGCTGTCCGGCTCTCCTGTGCCCGCGCGCACCCCTTCCCCCACCTCCAGGCAGGACCCTGTCCTGGCGCAGCCACATCCTCAGCCCCATCCCCAGGCCCACTCTTTGCCCCAAGCCCGGGGCTCTCTGTTGAAAGACAGAGAGCCCGGGACCCCGGGCCCAAGTACACTGGACAAGAAGCAGAACTGGCGGGTCCTTGAGGCCACCGTCCAACGCGCCATGGATGCACGACACAGCAGGCAAAGCAGCCAGGCCTCGCAGGACCTCCAGTCCTCGACCCCCCAGGCCACGGCAAACTATCAAGACTCTGGTTACTCCACCGGTCCCTCTCCGAGTCTGAGAAGGAAGACCCGCAGGAGGGTGGGAGCCGGCGGTGGGGCAGGAGGCAGGCCGGGGTCGGTGGGCAGCAGCGGGGAGCTGAGCGCCCTCAACGAGAGGCTCATGGCCGAGATGAGGGAGGTGGTGAGTCGCTCTAACACCATGAGGGAGGTGAGAGCCGGGCTGGACCCGGAGATCGGGGAGAGGGTTGTTGCAGCCCGGACGCGCTCCCCTGCCGACTCGCTAAGGTGGTACGGAGGAGGGGGGTCGGCCAGCAGGTCTGCTTCGCGGGAGGAGCTCCCTGGGGCTTCCCGGTCACTCAGTAGGGCAGGTAACCACGGCAACCCTGCGCTGACGCCCCTGGAGATGCCAGGGAGGCAGAAGAGGACCTATGAAAAGGTGGACACCTTGGAGATGAGTGTGAACAGCCAAGTCAGCCTGTCATCTCCAGAGACCCCAGGGCCGCCCTcacag GAGGGCACCCTTGAACTGCAGGCTCAGCTGGAGAGCAGGAAGAAAGGCATGACGGACGGGCGCACCGCTTCCCTGGGTCCTCACCGGCCCGCCACCCACGACACCAGTGAGGGGGGCGACGGGGCGGGCAGCAGAACGAGGGGATCCTCCTACCAGCTCTGCTACGCCACCCTGCGGCAGCCCCCGCCTCCCGACACGGGCATGGAGGACTGGGCCAGCAAGCACCTCAACATGCACACGCAGGGCCTGTTCCGCCGGCGCGTCTCCATCGCCAACATGCTGTCGTGGAACCGCGGGTCCATCAAGAAGCCCATGCTGGTCACCAGCAACCGGGCCGTCAGGAAGGAGGCCTGCGAGATGTTCAAGCTGGTGCAGGCCTACATGGGGGACCGGCCGTCGCGCCTGGACCGCCGCCACTGCGCCCTCCTCATCGTCACCAAGTGCTGGGACATGCCAGGGCTGCGGGACGAGCTGTACGTGCAGCTGGTGAGGCAGACCACGGGAAACGCCACCCCCGAGAGCCTGGCGGCGGGCTGGGAGCTGATGGCGGTCAGCATGGCGTTCTTCGCCCCCTCTCCCAAGTTCCGCTGCTACCTGGAGGGTTACATCCAGAGACACACGGAGCCCGCGAGCGACAACAAAT TGACTCAGTTCATATTGGAGCAGCAGGAACTGAAGCTGAAGAAGAATTCAAAGtccagaaagaagaggaaacagaaTACGGATGTGGAAGAAG GTCTGCCTATCAGCACATATGCCAAGTTCTGCTATCGGAAGCTGCAGAAGGTGGCGATCACCGGAGGCAAAAAG GGTCTTCGTAAGCCCACCTTGGAGGAGATCGACCACAGCAGGCGGGCCATCgtcactccctccctgttcggCAGCTCTttggaggaggtgatggagaggcaGAGCGAGCTCTTCCCCGACAGGAAGTTGCCCTGGGTGCAGGTTCAGCTTTCCCAGTACGTCCTGGCCCTCGGCGGGGCTCAGACGGAGGGCATCTTCAG AGTGCCTGGGGACATTGATGAAGTGAACGCCCTGAAGCTCCAGGTAGACCAGTGGAGAATCCCCGAGAATCTCTCCGATCCTAACGTTCCTG CCTCTCTGATGAAGCTGTGGTATCGAGAGCTGGAGGAACCTCTCATCCCCATGAACTTCTACAAGCAGTGTGTCAGCAACTGTGACGACCCAGTGGCGGCCATCGCTGTGGTTCAGTCTTTGCCTGAGCTCAACCGACTGGTGCTCTGCTACTTCATCCACTTCCTGCAG GTCTTCGCTCAGCCATCCAACGTGGCTATAACCAAGATGGACGTGAACAACCTGGCCATGGTGATGGCGCCCAACTGCCTGCGGTGCCAATCGGACGACCCGCGGATCATCTTCGAGAACACGCGCAAGGAGATGTCCTTCCTGAGAATGCTAATCGTTCACCTGGAGACGGGCTTCATCGAAGGGGTGGTGTAG
- the arhgap46a gene encoding rho GTPase-activating protein 39 isoform X1, with translation MAGTSSDWVEILEPRSRERMYVNLTTGECGWDPPSGVPVRQADGNQWWELFDSQSGRFYYYNSTGRRTVWHRPQGADIVPLSQLQAMRRRGEAKRSGDRPPHGSVGTAGSVGSAGSQGRFTPQPERDRDCPGAPEPGDEASEPELDPAVDSRSQGDGSSAENSTDGSKDQQRDASQRWQPAPGSKAAMLVKVNSMSRSQPIPASQQQQQHLQHSAHGKPNTFTLHPNTIKPQGGLSNSPQGYKTAPSGKTAADARQAHHLRKASNGSFCLVTSEGSHPSPLLHRSQTSTPCPVSPHYGCTTPIYDEPVSECPIYDEPPTDMEVEGAHLYNSHPLSRLTPTHSLQKPRQLQPPASSHPGSRHRRNPSASDYSPAGLECIKHMINVDPKQGLLSGSPVPARTPSPTSRQDPVLAQPHPQPHPQAHSLPQARGSLLKDREPGTPGPSTLDKKQNWRVLEATVQRAMDARHSRQSSQASQDLQSSTPQATANYQDSGYSTGPSPSLRRKTRRRVGAGGGAGGRPGSVGSSGELSALNERLMAEMREVVSRSNTMREVRAGLDPEIGERVVAARTRSPADSLRWYGGGGSASRSASREELPGASRSLSRAGNHGNPALTPLEMPGRQKRTYEKVDTLEMSVNSQVSLSSPETPGPPSQEGTLELQAQLESRKKGMTDGRTASLGPHRPATHDTSEGGDGAGSRTRGSSYQLCYATLRQPPPPDTGMEDWASKHLNMHTQGLFRRRVSIANMLSWNRGSIKKPMLVTSNRAVRKEACEMFKLVQAYMGDRPSRLDRRHCALLIVTKCWDMPGLRDELYVQLVRQTTGNATPESLAAGWELMAVSMAFFAPSPKFRCYLEGYIQRHTEPASDNKCESQTEQHVTQFILEQQELKLKKNSKSRKKRKQNTDVEEGLPISTYAKFCYRKLQKVAITGGKKGLRKPTLEEIDHSRRAIVTPSLFGSSLEEVMERQSELFPDRKLPWVQVQLSQYVLALGGAQTEGIFRVPGDIDEVNALKLQVDQWRIPENLSDPNVPASLMKLWYRELEEPLIPMNFYKQCVSNCDDPVAAIAVVQSLPELNRLVLCYFIHFLQVFAQPSNVAITKMDVNNLAMVMAPNCLRCQSDDPRIIFENTRKEMSFLRMLIVHLETGFIEGVV, from the exons CTCTGACTGGGTGGAGATCCTGGAGCCCCGCTCCCGCGAGCGCATGTATGTGAACTTGACCACCGGCGAGTGTGGCTGGGACCCCCCCTCAGGCGTTCCTGTCCGCCAGGCAGACGGAAACCAGTGGTGGGAGCTCTTCGACTCCCAAAGCGGCCGCTTCTACTACTACAACTCCACCGGGCGCCGCACGGTCTGGCACCGACCCCAGGGGGCCGACATAGTGCCCCTCTCCCAGCTGCAGGCCATGAGACGTCGCGGTGAGGCCAAGCGGTCCGGGGACCGCCCCCCCCACGGCAGCGTCGGCACCGCGGGCAGCGTCGGCAGCGCCGGCAGCCAGGGGCGCTTCACGCCTCAGCCCGAGCGGGACAGAGACTGCCCCGGGGCTCCGGAGCCCGGCGATGAGGCTAGTGAGCCCGAGCTGGACCCGGCAGTAGACAGCAGATCGCAGGGGGACGGGAGCAGTGCCGAGAACAGCACGGACGGCAGCAAAGACCAGCAGAG GGACGCCTCTCAAAGGTGGCAGCCTGCCCCTGGTTCTAAGGCGGCCATGTTGGTGAAGGTGAACAGCATGAGTCGTAGCCAGCCCATCCCAgcttcccagcagcagcagcagcacctccagCACAGTGCCCACGGCAAACCCAACACCTTCACCCTGCACCCGAACACCATCAAGCCCCAGGGGGGGCTCTCAAACTCTCCTCAGGGATATAAAACGGCCCCTTCTGGCAAAACGGCCGCCGACGCACGTCAGGCCCACCACCTGAGAAAAGCCAGCAATGGCAGCTTCTGTTTGGTGACATCGGAGGGCAGCCATCCCAGCCCACTCCTGCACAGGTCTCAGACCAGCACACCGTGCCCCGTCTCCCCCCATTATGGTTGCACTACCCCAATCTACGACGAGCCAGTTTCCGAGTGTCCCATATACGATGAACCCCCGACGGacatggaggtggagggggcgcACCTCTACAATTCACATCCTCTGTCTCGCCTGACACCTACCCACAGCCTCCAAAAACCCAGACAACTCCAGCCCCCCGCTTCTTCTCATCCAGGGTCCAGACACAGGAGGAACCCGTCCGCCTCTGACTACAGCCCAGCTGGTCTGGAGTGCATCAAGCACATGATCAACGTGGACCCTAAACAGGGGCTGCTGTCCGGCTCTCCTGTGCCCGCGCGCACCCCTTCCCCCACCTCCAGGCAGGACCCTGTCCTGGCGCAGCCACATCCTCAGCCCCATCCCCAGGCCCACTCTTTGCCCCAAGCCCGGGGCTCTCTGTTGAAAGACAGAGAGCCCGGGACCCCGGGCCCAAGTACACTGGACAAGAAGCAGAACTGGCGGGTCCTTGAGGCCACCGTCCAACGCGCCATGGATGCACGACACAGCAGGCAAAGCAGCCAGGCCTCGCAGGACCTCCAGTCCTCGACCCCCCAGGCCACGGCAAACTATCAAGACTCTGGTTACTCCACCGGTCCCTCTCCGAGTCTGAGAAGGAAGACCCGCAGGAGGGTGGGAGCCGGCGGTGGGGCAGGAGGCAGGCCGGGGTCGGTGGGCAGCAGCGGGGAGCTGAGCGCCCTCAACGAGAGGCTCATGGCCGAGATGAGGGAGGTGGTGAGTCGCTCTAACACCATGAGGGAGGTGAGAGCCGGGCTGGACCCGGAGATCGGGGAGAGGGTTGTTGCAGCCCGGACGCGCTCCCCTGCCGACTCGCTAAGGTGGTACGGAGGAGGGGGGTCGGCCAGCAGGTCTGCTTCGCGGGAGGAGCTCCCTGGGGCTTCCCGGTCACTCAGTAGGGCAGGTAACCACGGCAACCCTGCGCTGACGCCCCTGGAGATGCCAGGGAGGCAGAAGAGGACCTATGAAAAGGTGGACACCTTGGAGATGAGTGTGAACAGCCAAGTCAGCCTGTCATCTCCAGAGACCCCAGGGCCGCCCTcacag GAGGGCACCCTTGAACTGCAGGCTCAGCTGGAGAGCAGGAAGAAAGGCATGACGGACGGGCGCACCGCTTCCCTGGGTCCTCACCGGCCCGCCACCCACGACACCAGTGAGGGGGGCGACGGGGCGGGCAGCAGAACGAGGGGATCCTCCTACCAGCTCTGCTACGCCACCCTGCGGCAGCCCCCGCCTCCCGACACGGGCATGGAGGACTGGGCCAGCAAGCACCTCAACATGCACACGCAGGGCCTGTTCCGCCGGCGCGTCTCCATCGCCAACATGCTGTCGTGGAACCGCGGGTCCATCAAGAAGCCCATGCTGGTCACCAGCAACCGGGCCGTCAGGAAGGAGGCCTGCGAGATGTTCAAGCTGGTGCAGGCCTACATGGGGGACCGGCCGTCGCGCCTGGACCGCCGCCACTGCGCCCTCCTCATCGTCACCAAGTGCTGGGACATGCCAGGGCTGCGGGACGAGCTGTACGTGCAGCTGGTGAGGCAGACCACGGGAAACGCCACCCCCGAGAGCCTGGCGGCGGGCTGGGAGCTGATGGCGGTCAGCATGGCGTTCTTCGCCCCCTCTCCCAAGTTCCGCTGCTACCTGGAGGGTTACATCCAGAGACACACGGAGCCCGCGAGCGACAACAAATGTGAGTCTCAGACTGAGCAACACG TGACTCAGTTCATATTGGAGCAGCAGGAACTGAAGCTGAAGAAGAATTCAAAGtccagaaagaagaggaaacagaaTACGGATGTGGAAGAAG GTCTGCCTATCAGCACATATGCCAAGTTCTGCTATCGGAAGCTGCAGAAGGTGGCGATCACCGGAGGCAAAAAG GGTCTTCGTAAGCCCACCTTGGAGGAGATCGACCACAGCAGGCGGGCCATCgtcactccctccctgttcggCAGCTCTttggaggaggtgatggagaggcaGAGCGAGCTCTTCCCCGACAGGAAGTTGCCCTGGGTGCAGGTTCAGCTTTCCCAGTACGTCCTGGCCCTCGGCGGGGCTCAGACGGAGGGCATCTTCAG AGTGCCTGGGGACATTGATGAAGTGAACGCCCTGAAGCTCCAGGTAGACCAGTGGAGAATCCCCGAGAATCTCTCCGATCCTAACGTTCCTG CCTCTCTGATGAAGCTGTGGTATCGAGAGCTGGAGGAACCTCTCATCCCCATGAACTTCTACAAGCAGTGTGTCAGCAACTGTGACGACCCAGTGGCGGCCATCGCTGTGGTTCAGTCTTTGCCTGAGCTCAACCGACTGGTGCTCTGCTACTTCATCCACTTCCTGCAG GTCTTCGCTCAGCCATCCAACGTGGCTATAACCAAGATGGACGTGAACAACCTGGCCATGGTGATGGCGCCCAACTGCCTGCGGTGCCAATCGGACGACCCGCGGATCATCTTCGAGAACACGCGCAAGGAGATGTCCTTCCTGAGAATGCTAATCGTTCACCTGGAGACGGGCTTCATCGAAGGGGTGGTGTAG
- the arhgap46a gene encoding rho GTPase-activating protein 39 isoform X3 yields the protein MLVKVNSMSRSQPIPASQQQQQHLQHSAHGKPNTFTLHPNTIKPQGGLSNSPQGYKTAPSGKTAADARQAHHLRKASNGSFCLVTSEGSHPSPLLHRSQTSTPCPVSPHYGCTTPIYDEPVSECPIYDEPPTDMEVEGAHLYNSHPLSRLTPTHSLQKPRQLQPPASSHPGSRHRRNPSASDYSPAGLECIKHMINVDPKQGLLSGSPVPARTPSPTSRQDPVLAQPHPQPHPQAHSLPQARGSLLKDREPGTPGPSTLDKKQNWRVLEATVQRAMDARHSRQSSQASQDLQSSTPQATANYQDSGYSTGPSPSLRRKTRRRVGAGGGAGGRPGSVGSSGELSALNERLMAEMREVVSRSNTMREVRAGLDPEIGERVVAARTRSPADSLRWYGGGGSASRSASREELPGASRSLSRAGNHGNPALTPLEMPGRQKRTYEKVDTLEMSVNSQVSLSSPETPGPPSQEGTLELQAQLESRKKGMTDGRTASLGPHRPATHDTSEGGDGAGSRTRGSSYQLCYATLRQPPPPDTGMEDWASKHLNMHTQGLFRRRVSIANMLSWNRGSIKKPMLVTSNRAVRKEACEMFKLVQAYMGDRPSRLDRRHCALLIVTKCWDMPGLRDELYVQLVRQTTGNATPESLAAGWELMAVSMAFFAPSPKFRCYLEGYIQRHTEPASDNKCESQTEQHVTQFILEQQELKLKKNSKSRKKRKQNTDVEEGLPISTYAKFCYRKLQKVAITGGKKGLRKPTLEEIDHSRRAIVTPSLFGSSLEEVMERQSELFPDRKLPWVQVQLSQYVLALGGAQTEGIFRVPGDIDEVNALKLQVDQWRIPENLSDPNVPASLMKLWYRELEEPLIPMNFYKQCVSNCDDPVAAIAVVQSLPELNRLVLCYFIHFLQVFAQPSNVAITKMDVNNLAMVMAPNCLRCQSDDPRIIFENTRKEMSFLRMLIVHLETGFIEGVV from the exons ATGTTGGTGAAGGTGAACAGCATGAGTCGTAGCCAGCCCATCCCAgcttcccagcagcagcagcagcacctccagCACAGTGCCCACGGCAAACCCAACACCTTCACCCTGCACCCGAACACCATCAAGCCCCAGGGGGGGCTCTCAAACTCTCCTCAGGGATATAAAACGGCCCCTTCTGGCAAAACGGCCGCCGACGCACGTCAGGCCCACCACCTGAGAAAAGCCAGCAATGGCAGCTTCTGTTTGGTGACATCGGAGGGCAGCCATCCCAGCCCACTCCTGCACAGGTCTCAGACCAGCACACCGTGCCCCGTCTCCCCCCATTATGGTTGCACTACCCCAATCTACGACGAGCCAGTTTCCGAGTGTCCCATATACGATGAACCCCCGACGGacatggaggtggagggggcgcACCTCTACAATTCACATCCTCTGTCTCGCCTGACACCTACCCACAGCCTCCAAAAACCCAGACAACTCCAGCCCCCCGCTTCTTCTCATCCAGGGTCCAGACACAGGAGGAACCCGTCCGCCTCTGACTACAGCCCAGCTGGTCTGGAGTGCATCAAGCACATGATCAACGTGGACCCTAAACAGGGGCTGCTGTCCGGCTCTCCTGTGCCCGCGCGCACCCCTTCCCCCACCTCCAGGCAGGACCCTGTCCTGGCGCAGCCACATCCTCAGCCCCATCCCCAGGCCCACTCTTTGCCCCAAGCCCGGGGCTCTCTGTTGAAAGACAGAGAGCCCGGGACCCCGGGCCCAAGTACACTGGACAAGAAGCAGAACTGGCGGGTCCTTGAGGCCACCGTCCAACGCGCCATGGATGCACGACACAGCAGGCAAAGCAGCCAGGCCTCGCAGGACCTCCAGTCCTCGACCCCCCAGGCCACGGCAAACTATCAAGACTCTGGTTACTCCACCGGTCCCTCTCCGAGTCTGAGAAGGAAGACCCGCAGGAGGGTGGGAGCCGGCGGTGGGGCAGGAGGCAGGCCGGGGTCGGTGGGCAGCAGCGGGGAGCTGAGCGCCCTCAACGAGAGGCTCATGGCCGAGATGAGGGAGGTGGTGAGTCGCTCTAACACCATGAGGGAGGTGAGAGCCGGGCTGGACCCGGAGATCGGGGAGAGGGTTGTTGCAGCCCGGACGCGCTCCCCTGCCGACTCGCTAAGGTGGTACGGAGGAGGGGGGTCGGCCAGCAGGTCTGCTTCGCGGGAGGAGCTCCCTGGGGCTTCCCGGTCACTCAGTAGGGCAGGTAACCACGGCAACCCTGCGCTGACGCCCCTGGAGATGCCAGGGAGGCAGAAGAGGACCTATGAAAAGGTGGACACCTTGGAGATGAGTGTGAACAGCCAAGTCAGCCTGTCATCTCCAGAGACCCCAGGGCCGCCCTcacag GAGGGCACCCTTGAACTGCAGGCTCAGCTGGAGAGCAGGAAGAAAGGCATGACGGACGGGCGCACCGCTTCCCTGGGTCCTCACCGGCCCGCCACCCACGACACCAGTGAGGGGGGCGACGGGGCGGGCAGCAGAACGAGGGGATCCTCCTACCAGCTCTGCTACGCCACCCTGCGGCAGCCCCCGCCTCCCGACACGGGCATGGAGGACTGGGCCAGCAAGCACCTCAACATGCACACGCAGGGCCTGTTCCGCCGGCGCGTCTCCATCGCCAACATGCTGTCGTGGAACCGCGGGTCCATCAAGAAGCCCATGCTGGTCACCAGCAACCGGGCCGTCAGGAAGGAGGCCTGCGAGATGTTCAAGCTGGTGCAGGCCTACATGGGGGACCGGCCGTCGCGCCTGGACCGCCGCCACTGCGCCCTCCTCATCGTCACCAAGTGCTGGGACATGCCAGGGCTGCGGGACGAGCTGTACGTGCAGCTGGTGAGGCAGACCACGGGAAACGCCACCCCCGAGAGCCTGGCGGCGGGCTGGGAGCTGATGGCGGTCAGCATGGCGTTCTTCGCCCCCTCTCCCAAGTTCCGCTGCTACCTGGAGGGTTACATCCAGAGACACACGGAGCCCGCGAGCGACAACAAATGTGAGTCTCAGACTGAGCAACACG TGACTCAGTTCATATTGGAGCAGCAGGAACTGAAGCTGAAGAAGAATTCAAAGtccagaaagaagaggaaacagaaTACGGATGTGGAAGAAG GTCTGCCTATCAGCACATATGCCAAGTTCTGCTATCGGAAGCTGCAGAAGGTGGCGATCACCGGAGGCAAAAAG GGTCTTCGTAAGCCCACCTTGGAGGAGATCGACCACAGCAGGCGGGCCATCgtcactccctccctgttcggCAGCTCTttggaggaggtgatggagaggcaGAGCGAGCTCTTCCCCGACAGGAAGTTGCCCTGGGTGCAGGTTCAGCTTTCCCAGTACGTCCTGGCCCTCGGCGGGGCTCAGACGGAGGGCATCTTCAG AGTGCCTGGGGACATTGATGAAGTGAACGCCCTGAAGCTCCAGGTAGACCAGTGGAGAATCCCCGAGAATCTCTCCGATCCTAACGTTCCTG CCTCTCTGATGAAGCTGTGGTATCGAGAGCTGGAGGAACCTCTCATCCCCATGAACTTCTACAAGCAGTGTGTCAGCAACTGTGACGACCCAGTGGCGGCCATCGCTGTGGTTCAGTCTTTGCCTGAGCTCAACCGACTGGTGCTCTGCTACTTCATCCACTTCCTGCAG GTCTTCGCTCAGCCATCCAACGTGGCTATAACCAAGATGGACGTGAACAACCTGGCCATGGTGATGGCGCCCAACTGCCTGCGGTGCCAATCGGACGACCCGCGGATCATCTTCGAGAACACGCGCAAGGAGATGTCCTTCCTGAGAATGCTAATCGTTCACCTGGAGACGGGCTTCATCGAAGGGGTGGTGTAG